Proteins from a genomic interval of Aquabacterium sp. J223:
- a CDS encoding amidase, translated as MTTLHEQSATVLVSLYRNRAASPVEVTRSVLAHIGHWEPLLNATYALDPEAAMAMARASEQRWHHGEPLGPLDGVPVTIKENIATAGVPVPLGSAATTLQPAIADAPPAARLREGGAVLLGKTTMPDLGMLSSGLSSFHPLTRNPWDLAKNPGGSSAGAAAACAAGYGPLHLGTDIGGSIRLPAGWCGVVGFKPSLGRVPIQPPYAGRVAGPITRTVADAALLMGVLSQPDWRDATALPAQATAWSALERPLKGLRVGLWLDAGWGLALEAQTEAVVRRAAERLEGEGAIVEPLGPFTTRAMVDGLDRFWRMRAWLDLQALPAGRRHRVLPYIRDWAAPAQGYSGAQVFEGFSQMAAIRDATVAATQGFDVVLSPVSPVLPFAAEAASPLDDPARPFEHIAYTLPFNFSEQPAIALPAGWSADGLPIGLQIAGRRHDDLGVLQVAHALERLTPRRAWPTAPLDG; from the coding sequence ATGACCACCCTGCACGAACAGAGCGCCACGGTGCTCGTCTCGCTGTACCGCAACCGGGCGGCGTCGCCGGTGGAGGTCACCCGCTCGGTGCTGGCGCACATCGGCCACTGGGAGCCGCTGCTCAACGCCACCTACGCGCTCGACCCCGAGGCCGCGATGGCGATGGCCCGCGCCTCCGAGCAGCGCTGGCACCACGGCGAGCCGCTGGGCCCGCTGGACGGCGTGCCGGTGACGATCAAGGAGAACATCGCCACCGCGGGTGTGCCGGTGCCGCTGGGCAGCGCCGCCACCACGCTGCAGCCCGCCATCGCCGACGCACCCCCCGCGGCGCGGCTGCGCGAGGGCGGTGCGGTGCTGCTCGGCAAGACCACCATGCCCGACCTCGGCATGCTGTCCTCCGGCCTGTCCAGCTTCCACCCGCTGACGCGCAACCCCTGGGACCTGGCGAAGAACCCGGGCGGCTCCAGCGCCGGCGCGGCGGCCGCCTGCGCCGCCGGCTACGGGCCGCTGCACCTGGGCACCGACATCGGCGGCTCCATCCGCCTGCCCGCCGGCTGGTGCGGCGTCGTCGGCTTCAAGCCCAGCCTGGGCCGGGTGCCCATCCAGCCGCCCTATGCCGGCCGCGTGGCCGGGCCGATCACCCGCACCGTGGCCGACGCCGCGCTGCTGATGGGCGTGCTGTCGCAGCCGGACTGGCGCGACGCCACCGCCCTGCCCGCACAGGCGACCGCCTGGTCGGCGCTGGAGCGGCCGCTGAAGGGGCTGAGGGTCGGCCTGTGGCTGGACGCCGGCTGGGGCCTGGCGCTGGAGGCGCAGACCGAGGCCGTGGTGCGGCGTGCCGCCGAGCGGCTGGAGGGCGAGGGCGCCATCGTCGAACCGCTCGGCCCCTTCACCACCCGCGCGATGGTCGACGGCCTGGACCGCTTCTGGCGCATGCGCGCCTGGCTGGACCTGCAGGCGCTGCCGGCCGGCCGCCGCCACCGCGTGCTGCCCTACATCCGCGACTGGGCCGCGCCGGCGCAGGGCTACAGCGGCGCGCAGGTGTTCGAAGGCTTCAGCCAGATGGCCGCGATCCGCGACGCGACCGTCGCCGCCACCCAGGGCTTCGACGTGGTGCTGTCGCCGGTGTCGCCGGTGCTGCCCTTCGCCGCCGAGGCCGCGAGCCCGCTCGACGACCCGGCGCGGCCGTTCGAGCACATCGCCTACACGCTGCCCTTCAACTTCAGCGAGCAGCCGGCCATCGCGCTGCCCGCCGGCTGGAGCGCCGATGGCCTGCCCATCGGCCTGCAGATCGCCGGCCGCCGGCACGACGACTTGGGCGTTCTGCAGGTGGCGCATGCCCTGGAGCGGCTGACGCCGCGGCGGGCCTGGCCGACGGCGCCGCTGGACGGCTGA
- a CDS encoding glutathione peroxidase, with protein MTAGTIHDFEATTIDGGRLRFDELAGKVVLVVNTASACGFTPQFGGLESLWQSRRDRGLVVIGFPCNQFGGQDPGAEAEIAQFCQKNYGVTFPMMAKVAVNGANAHPLWKWLTDSAPGVLGTKAIKWNFTKFLVGRDGRVIRRYGSVDKPADLERDIDAALAA; from the coding sequence ATGACCGCCGGCACGATCCACGACTTCGAGGCGACGACCATCGATGGCGGCCGGCTCCGGTTCGACGAGCTGGCCGGCAAGGTGGTGCTGGTGGTCAACACCGCCAGCGCCTGCGGCTTCACGCCGCAGTTCGGCGGGCTGGAATCGCTGTGGCAGTCGCGCCGGGACCGTGGCCTGGTGGTGATCGGCTTCCCCTGCAACCAGTTCGGCGGCCAGGACCCGGGCGCCGAGGCCGAGATCGCCCAGTTCTGCCAGAAGAACTACGGCGTCACCTTCCCCATGATGGCCAAGGTGGCGGTCAACGGCGCCAATGCGCACCCGCTGTGGAAGTGGCTGACCGACAGCGCGCCCGGCGTGCTGGGCACCAAGGCCATCAAGTGGAACTTCACGAAATTCCTCGTCGGCCGCGACGGCCGCGTCATCCGTCGCTACGGCTCGGTGGACAAGCCGGCCGACCTGGAACGCGACATCGACGCGGCGCTCGCCGCCTGA
- a CDS encoding EamA family transporter has translation MAAGWSCRRWRPPGSPWPACCPPPRPQAALSLAGGLLLFGFLAGNLALQYGASRLPAQLTALVMLSEIVFAAVSAWAIDGAALTVPLLAGGALILAAGVLSARAPPAA, from the coding sequence TTGGCGGCGGGCTGGTCCTGTCGGCGCTGGCGGCCGCCGGGCTCACCCTGGCCGGCGTGCTGCCCCCCGCCGCGGCCGCAGGCCGCGCTGTCGCTGGCGGGCGGGCTGCTGCTGTTCGGCTTCCTCGCCGGCAACCTGGCGCTGCAGTACGGCGCCTCGCGGCTGCCGGCGCAGCTGACCGCGCTGGTGATGCTCAGCGAGATCGTCTTCGCCGCCGTCAGCGCCTGGGCGATCGACGGCGCGGCGCTGACGGTGCCGCTGCTGGCCGGCGGGGCGTTGATCCTGGCCGCCGGGGTGTTGAGCGCCCGGGCACCGCCCGCCGCATAA
- the lplT gene encoding lysophospholipid transporter LplT, with amino-acid sequence MKKGFYTIMSAQFFSSLADNALFVAAVELLKTSGAAEWQRAALVPMFALFYVILAPFVGAFADAVPKGKVMFYSNSIKVVGCLMMLFGSHPLIAYAIVGLGAAAYSPAKYGILTELLPASQLVKANGWIEGLTIGSIILGVLLGGQLVGQRVAGLLLGFDLPLIDTGIDTGPEAAIASMILLYIVAALFNLKIPRTEAPLQPLSHSVVALVRDFSLCNARLWNDKLGQISLATTTLFWGVSGNLRYIVLAWAAAALGYSTTQASSLVGVVAIGTAVGAVVASVMMKLDKATGVIPLGIGMGVVVIAMNAISNVWVAAPFLMVLGALGGFLVVPMNALLQHRGHNLMGAGRSIAVQNFNEQAAILGLGAFYTGMTKFGLSAFGAITIFGLVVAGTMWLIGRWHRRNLVQHPAELERLLTIARSDRH; translated from the coding sequence ATGAAAAAAGGCTTCTACACGATCATGTCGGCGCAGTTCTTCAGCTCGCTGGCCGACAACGCGTTGTTCGTGGCGGCCGTCGAACTGCTGAAGACCTCGGGCGCGGCAGAGTGGCAACGCGCCGCACTGGTGCCGATGTTCGCGCTGTTCTACGTCATCCTCGCGCCCTTCGTCGGCGCCTTCGCCGACGCGGTGCCCAAGGGCAAGGTGATGTTCTATTCGAACAGCATCAAGGTGGTCGGCTGCCTGATGATGCTGTTCGGCTCGCACCCGCTGATCGCCTACGCCATCGTCGGCCTCGGCGCCGCGGCCTACTCGCCGGCCAAGTACGGCATCCTGACCGAGCTGCTGCCGGCCTCGCAGCTGGTCAAGGCCAACGGCTGGATCGAGGGCCTGACCATCGGCTCGATCATCCTGGGCGTGCTGCTCGGCGGGCAGCTGGTCGGCCAGCGGGTGGCCGGCCTGCTGCTCGGCTTCGACCTGCCGCTGATCGACACCGGCATCGACACCGGGCCCGAAGCGGCGATCGCCTCGATGATCCTGCTGTACATCGTGGCCGCGCTCTTCAACCTGAAGATCCCGCGCACCGAGGCGCCGCTGCAGCCGCTGTCGCACAGCGTGGTCGCGCTGGTGCGCGACTTCTCGCTGTGCAATGCCCGGCTGTGGAACGACAAGCTGGGCCAGATCTCGCTGGCCACCACCACGCTGTTCTGGGGCGTTTCGGGCAACCTGCGCTACATCGTGCTGGCCTGGGCGGCGGCGGCGCTGGGCTACAGCACCACGCAGGCGTCCAGCCTGGTCGGCGTGGTCGCCATCGGCACCGCGGTGGGCGCGGTGGTGGCCTCGGTGATGATGAAGCTGGACAAGGCCACCGGCGTCATCCCGCTGGGCATCGGCATGGGCGTGGTCGTAATCGCGATGAACGCCATCTCGAACGTCTGGGTGGCCGCGCCCTTCCTGATGGTGCTGGGCGCGCTGGGCGGCTTCCTGGTGGTGCCGATGAACGCGCTGCTGCAGCACCGCGGCCACAACCTGATGGGCGCTGGTCGCTCGATCGCGGTGCAGAACTTCAACGAGCAGGCGGCCATCCTCGGCCTCGGCGCCTTTTACACCGGCATGACGAAGTTCGGCCTCTCGGCCTTCGGCGCCATCACCATCTTCGGCCTGGTGGTGGCCGGCACCATGTGGCTGATCGGCCGCTGGCACCGGCGCAACCTGGTGCAGCACCCGGCGGAACTGGAGCGCCTGCTGACCATCGCCCGCTCCGACCGGCACTGA
- the alr gene encoding alanine racemase, which translates to MPRPLHAVIHRDALAANLARARAAAPDARVWAVVKADAYGHGLERAYEALRAADGFALLDLAEAGRLRGLGWRGPILLLEGVFDPRDLELCSRLDLWHVVHEEGQIDALGRHKTHKPHRVFLKLNSGMNRLGFAPAAFRGAWARLNALPQVDEISLMTHFADADLDGGTEAPLKVFEAVTQDLPGERSLANSAALLREGDRPAVRGDWVRPGILCYGSSPDFPAHGIQHWGLQPAMSLRSRLIAVQALQAGDTVGYGSTFRAERALRLGIVACGYADGYPRHAGTGTPALVDGRRTRLLGRVSMDMLAVDLSDVPASGIGSEVTLWGRSADGAVLPIDEVAQAAGTVGYELMCALAPRVPVSVDG; encoded by the coding sequence ATGCCGCGCCCCCTCCACGCCGTGATCCACCGGGACGCCCTGGCGGCCAACCTGGCCCGCGCACGCGCGGCGGCGCCGGACGCGCGGGTGTGGGCGGTGGTCAAGGCCGACGCCTACGGCCATGGGCTCGAGCGCGCCTACGAGGCGCTGCGTGCGGCCGACGGCTTCGCGCTGCTGGACCTGGCCGAGGCCGGGCGGCTGCGTGGCCTCGGCTGGCGCGGCCCCATCCTGCTGCTGGAAGGGGTGTTCGACCCGCGTGACCTGGAGCTGTGCTCGCGGCTGGATCTCTGGCATGTGGTGCATGAGGAAGGTCAGATCGACGCACTGGGACGCCACAAGACCCACAAACCGCACCGCGTGTTCCTCAAACTCAACAGCGGCATGAACCGGCTGGGCTTTGCCCCGGCCGCGTTCCGCGGCGCGTGGGCCCGGCTGAACGCGCTGCCGCAGGTCGACGAGATCTCGCTGATGACCCACTTCGCCGACGCCGACCTCGACGGCGGGACCGAGGCCCCGCTGAAGGTGTTCGAGGCCGTCACCCAGGACCTGCCGGGCGAACGGTCGCTGGCCAACAGCGCGGCCCTGCTGCGCGAGGGCGACCGGCCGGCGGTGCGCGGCGACTGGGTGCGGCCGGGCATCCTCTGCTACGGCTCGTCGCCCGACTTCCCGGCGCACGGCATCCAGCACTGGGGCCTGCAGCCCGCCATGAGCCTGCGCAGCCGGCTCATCGCGGTGCAGGCGCTGCAGGCGGGCGACACGGTGGGCTACGGCAGCACCTTCCGCGCCGAGCGCGCCCTGCGCCTCGGCATCGTGGCTTGCGGTTATGCCGACGGTTACCCCCGCCATGCCGGCACCGGCACGCCGGCGCTGGTCGACGGCCGGCGCACCCGGCTGCTCGGGCGGGTGTCGATGGACATGCTCGCCGTGGACCTGTCCGACGTGCCGGCGTCGGGCATCGGCAGCGAGGTCACGCTGTGGGGCCGCTCGGCCGACGGCGCGGTGCTGCCGATCGACGAGGTGGCGCAGGCGGCGGGCACGGTGGGCTACGAGCTGATGTGCGCGCTGGCACCCCGCGTGCCGGTGTCGGTGGACGGCTGA
- the arfB gene encoding alternative ribosome rescue aminoacyl-tRNA hydrolase ArfB, whose translation MILRRPLQRRPAHAPTVNESEVEWTAVRAQGPGGQNVNKVATAVQLRFDIGASSLPEALKLRLWSLADRRIGDDGVVVIKAQTHRTQAANRAEAMARLQALVDSVAEPPTPRVPTRPTRASQRRRVEAKGRRAVIKAGRRSPAVE comes from the coding sequence ATGATCCTTCGCCGCCCGCTCCAGCGCCGACCGGCGCATGCGCCAACGGTCAACGAGTCCGAGGTCGAATGGACGGCGGTCCGGGCGCAGGGCCCGGGCGGTCAGAACGTCAACAAGGTGGCCACCGCGGTGCAGCTGCGCTTCGACATCGGCGCCTCGTCGCTGCCCGAGGCGCTGAAGCTGCGGCTGTGGTCGCTGGCCGACCGCCGCATCGGCGATGACGGCGTCGTCGTCATCAAGGCCCAGACCCACCGCACCCAGGCCGCCAACCGGGCCGAGGCGATGGCCCGGCTGCAGGCGCTGGTGGACAGCGTGGCCGAGCCGCCGACGCCCCGGGTGCCGACCCGGCCGACGCGCGCCTCGCAGCGACGTCGGGTCGAGGCCAAGGGGCGGCGGGCGGTGATCAAGGCCGGGCGGCGCAGCCCGGCGGTGGAGTAG
- a CDS encoding LysE family transporter gives MDLAVWLTAFAACWAISLSPGAGAVAAMNAGLRHGVARGLWCTVGLVLGIWTQLVVVAAGLGALIATSSLAFSVIKWAGVAYLVGIGVQQWRAPPQPLAAAGEGPGEAMSRRRLVLRGWAVNALNPKGTVFLLAVVPQFLDLARPLTTQYAVIGATLAFTDLVVMTGYTALAARVLGALRSARSQRLLQRGFGGLFIAAGVLLATVRRNA, from the coding sequence ATGGACCTCGCCGTCTGGCTCACCGCCTTCGCCGCCTGCTGGGCCATCAGCCTGTCGCCGGGCGCCGGCGCCGTGGCCGCGATGAACGCGGGCCTGCGTCACGGCGTCGCCCGCGGGCTGTGGTGCACCGTCGGCCTCGTCCTCGGCATCTGGACCCAGCTCGTCGTCGTGGCCGCCGGCCTCGGCGCGCTGATCGCCACCTCGTCGCTGGCCTTCTCGGTGATCAAGTGGGCCGGCGTGGCCTACCTCGTCGGCATCGGCGTGCAGCAGTGGCGGGCGCCGCCGCAGCCGCTGGCGGCCGCCGGCGAGGGCCCGGGCGAGGCGATGTCGCGCCGGCGCCTGGTGCTGCGCGGCTGGGCGGTCAACGCGCTCAACCCCAAGGGCACCGTCTTCCTGCTGGCGGTGGTGCCGCAGTTCCTCGACCTCGCGCGGCCGTTGACGACGCAGTACGCCGTCATCGGCGCCACCCTGGCCTTCACCGACCTGGTGGTGATGACCGGCTACACCGCGCTGGCCGCCCGGGTGCTGGGCGCGCTGCGCAGCGCGCGGTCACAGCGGCTGCTGCAGCGCGGCTTCGGCGGGTTGTTCATCGCCGCGGGAGTGCTGCTCGCCACCGTGCGCCGGAACGCCTGA
- the radA gene encoding DNA repair protein RadA encodes MAREPKTVYTCTDCGGASPKWLGKCPHCGAWNTLQEGVAEPTGGVRHRFQSLARSQPVSTLGDITAGDVARTPTGLEELDRVLGGGIVAGGVVLIGGDPGIGKSTLLLQAVDALSNVMPVLYVTGEESAAQVAMRAQRMGLAGAKVRLLAEIQLETILATLEAERPAFCVIDSIQTLYSDQLTSAPGSVAQVRECAAQLTRTAKATGCALVLVGHVTKEGALAGPRVLEHIVDTVLYFEGDTHSSHRLVRAIKNRFGAVNEIGVFAMTERGLRGVSNPSAIFLSTHSEPVPGACVLVTLEGTRPLLVEVQALVDAGGPSPRRLSVGLERDRLAMLLAVLHRHAGVSCMDQDVFVNAVGGVRISEPAADLAVLLAIRSSLSSRPLPRGFIAFGEVGLAGEVRPAPRGQERLKEAAKLGFSVAVVPKANAPKRPIEGMTIHAVERIEQAIEAVRGLD; translated from the coding sequence ATGGCCCGCGAACCGAAGACCGTCTACACCTGCACCGACTGCGGCGGCGCCAGCCCGAAGTGGCTGGGCAAGTGCCCGCACTGCGGCGCCTGGAACACGCTGCAGGAGGGGGTGGCCGAGCCCACCGGTGGCGTGCGGCACCGCTTCCAGTCGCTGGCCCGCTCGCAGCCGGTGTCGACGCTGGGCGACATCACCGCCGGCGACGTGGCCCGCACGCCCACCGGGCTGGAGGAGCTGGACCGGGTGCTGGGCGGCGGCATCGTCGCCGGCGGCGTGGTGCTGATCGGCGGCGACCCGGGCATCGGCAAGTCCACGCTGCTGCTGCAGGCGGTGGACGCGTTGTCGAACGTGATGCCGGTGCTCTACGTCACCGGCGAGGAAAGCGCGGCGCAGGTGGCGATGCGGGCGCAGCGCATGGGCCTCGCGGGCGCCAAGGTGCGGCTGCTGGCCGAGATCCAGCTGGAGACCATCCTCGCCACGCTGGAGGCCGAGCGGCCGGCCTTCTGCGTCATCGACTCGATCCAGACGCTGTACTCCGACCAGCTGACCAGCGCGCCGGGCTCGGTGGCCCAGGTGCGCGAATGCGCGGCGCAACTCACCCGCACCGCCAAGGCCACCGGCTGCGCGCTGGTGCTGGTCGGCCACGTCACCAAGGAAGGCGCGCTGGCCGGGCCCCGGGTGCTGGAGCACATCGTCGACACGGTGCTCTACTTCGAGGGCGACACCCATTCCAGCCACCGGCTGGTGCGGGCGATCAAGAACCGCTTCGGCGCCGTCAACGAGATCGGCGTCTTCGCCATGACCGAGCGCGGGCTGCGCGGGGTCAGCAACCCGAGCGCCATCTTCCTGTCCACCCACAGCGAGCCGGTGCCCGGCGCCTGCGTGCTGGTGACGCTGGAGGGCACGCGGCCGCTGCTGGTGGAGGTGCAGGCGCTGGTCGATGCCGGCGGGCCCAGCCCGCGCCGGCTGTCGGTGGGGCTGGAACGCGACCGCCTGGCCATGCTGCTGGCGGTGCTGCACCGCCACGCCGGCGTCTCCTGCATGGACCAGGACGTGTTCGTCAACGCGGTGGGCGGCGTGCGCATCAGCGAGCCGGCGGCCGACCTGGCGGTGCTGCTGGCCATCCGCAGTTCGCTCAGCAGCCGGCCGCTGCCGCGCGGCTTCATCGCCTTCGGCGAGGTCGGCCTGGCCGGCGAGGTGCGGCCGGCGCCGCGGGGGCAGGAGCGGCTGAAGGAGGCGGCCAAGCTGGGCTTCTCGGTGGCCGTCGTGCCGAAGGCCAACGCGCCGAAGCGGCCGATCGAGGGCATGACGATCCACGCGGTGGAGCGCATCGAGCAGGCCATCGAGGCGGTGCGCGGCCTCGATTGA
- a CDS encoding PEP-CTERM sorting domain-containing protein has translation MKKLLAHAALAVLATASLPALAVDCNETTWTALAASDCRGSFSGNINGSAGELTYLASQWGSTWSFLGKSDDAGTFGPFTGNPTVGTNGTLTFDTPITGTFVIALKSSNDYSYYLFNALSPVSSLTFDDTLGVTAGAGPQVNPKALSHANLYVAAAPIPEPETYALMLAGLGVLGFVSRRRRQG, from the coding sequence ATGAAAAAGCTTCTGGCCCACGCGGCCTTGGCCGTCCTGGCGACGGCGAGCCTGCCGGCGCTCGCGGTGGACTGCAACGAAACCACCTGGACCGCGCTGGCCGCCAGCGACTGCCGCGGCTCGTTCAGCGGCAACATCAACGGCAGCGCCGGCGAACTGACGTACCTCGCCAGCCAGTGGGGCAGCACCTGGTCCTTCCTGGGCAAGAGCGACGACGCCGGAACCTTCGGCCCGTTCACCGGCAATCCCACCGTCGGCACCAACGGTACGCTGACGTTCGACACGCCGATCACCGGGACGTTCGTCATCGCCTTGAAGTCGTCCAACGACTACAGCTACTACCTGTTCAACGCGCTGTCGCCGGTGTCGAGCCTGACCTTCGACGACACGCTGGGAGTGACGGCCGGCGCCGGTCCGCAGGTGAACCCGAAGGCGCTGTCGCATGCGAACCTGTACGTGGCCGCCGCGCCGATCCCGGAGCCGGAAACCTACGCCCTGATGCTCGCCGGCCTCGGCGTGCTGGGCTTCGTCAGCCGCCGCCGCAGGCAGGGCTGA
- a CDS encoding branched-chain amino acid transaminase has product MHDRDGKIWMDGQLVDWRDAKVHVLTHTLHYGCGVFEGVRAYNTVNGTAIFRLREHTERLFNSAKILRMKMPFGFEQVIEAQKQVVRENRLESCYIRPLAWIGSQKLGVSPKGNTIHLAIAAWAWGAYLGEEGLKRGIRVKTSSYTRHHVNITMTQAKAVSNYSNSILANMEATEDGYDEALLLDSAGFVSEGAGENIFVIKNGVLYTPDLSAGALNGITRNTIFAICQDLGLKLVEKRITRDEIYIADEAFFTGTAAEVTPIRELDRIEIGRGSRGPITEKIQSAFFDIVNGRNAKYAEWLTKV; this is encoded by the coding sequence ATGCACGACCGCGACGGCAAGATCTGGATGGACGGCCAGTTGGTCGACTGGCGCGACGCCAAGGTCCACGTCCTGACGCACACGCTGCACTACGGCTGCGGCGTCTTCGAGGGGGTGCGGGCCTACAACACCGTCAACGGCACGGCGATCTTCCGGCTGCGCGAGCACACCGAGCGCCTGTTCAACAGCGCCAAGATCCTGCGCATGAAGATGCCGTTCGGGTTCGAGCAGGTCATCGAGGCGCAGAAGCAGGTGGTGCGCGAGAACCGGCTGGAGAGCTGTTACATCCGCCCGCTGGCCTGGATCGGCTCGCAGAAGCTGGGCGTCAGCCCCAAGGGCAACACCATCCACCTCGCCATCGCGGCATGGGCCTGGGGCGCCTACCTGGGCGAGGAGGGGCTCAAGCGCGGCATCCGCGTCAAGACCTCCAGCTACACCCGGCACCACGTCAACATCACGATGACGCAGGCCAAGGCGGTGAGCAACTACAGCAACTCCATCCTGGCCAACATGGAGGCCACCGAGGACGGCTACGACGAGGCGCTGCTGCTCGACTCGGCCGGTTTCGTCTCCGAAGGCGCGGGCGAGAACATCTTCGTGATCAAGAACGGCGTGCTCTACACGCCCGACCTGTCGGCCGGCGCGCTCAACGGCATCACCCGCAACACCATCTTCGCCATCTGCCAGGACCTGGGGCTGAAGCTGGTCGAAAAGCGCATCACCCGCGACGAGATCTACATCGCCGACGAGGCCTTCTTCACCGGCACCGCGGCCGAGGTGACGCCGATCCGCGAACTCGACCGCATCGAGATCGGACGCGGTTCGCGCGGGCCGATCACCGAGAAGATCCAGAGCGCGTTCTTCGACATCGTCAACGGCCGCAACGCCAAATACGCCGAGTGGCTGACCAAGGTCTGA
- a CDS encoding zinc-finger domain-containing protein yields MSSSKEPKAVVEVLAADLQGPGVVFCPNPKMPLWSNHPRVFIDVTSTGEGWCPYCNTVYRLKAGEKVSAAH; encoded by the coding sequence ATGAGCAGCAGCAAGGAACCCAAGGCCGTCGTCGAGGTGCTGGCGGCCGACCTGCAGGGCCCCGGCGTGGTGTTTTGCCCGAACCCCAAGATGCCGCTGTGGAGCAACCACCCGCGGGTGTTCATCGACGTGACGAGCACCGGCGAGGGCTGGTGCCCCTACTGCAACACGGTCTACCGGCTGAAGGCCGGCGAGAAGGTGTCCGCGGCGCACTGA
- a CDS encoding IclR family transcriptional regulator, producing the protein MSPVLAHGAAPSTAPGVPAVTRALSLLDLLAAERMPMTPTRLAERLQLPKSSVHGLCNTLAARGYLRREEDGRYFIGPGVMSLANAFTGHTSVAREFASLWPDLAAAPEETVILSVLDGTDIVYVATRPGERPLSLAFSVGMRLPAHLAASGKAMLAWHDPAFVRGLYPDGKLPFFRGRRAGTLKALFDELATARERGYSVDDEGVREGVFCFGAPVFGPAGTPIAGVGACVQKALWASRRGGVHLDGVVEIARLLTRRLGGLVPPPPA; encoded by the coding sequence ATGTCTCCTGTCCTGGCGCACGGCGCCGCGCCCTCCACCGCCCCTGGCGTGCCGGCCGTCACCCGGGCCCTGAGCCTGCTGGACCTGCTCGCCGCCGAACGCATGCCGATGACCCCCACCCGCCTGGCCGAACGGTTGCAGCTGCCCAAGAGCAGCGTGCACGGCCTGTGCAACACGCTGGCCGCCCGCGGCTACCTGCGTCGGGAGGAGGACGGCCGCTACTTCATCGGCCCGGGCGTGATGAGCCTGGCCAACGCCTTCACCGGCCACACCAGCGTGGCGCGCGAGTTCGCCAGCCTGTGGCCCGACCTGGCCGCCGCGCCGGAGGAGACGGTGATCCTGTCGGTGCTCGACGGCACCGACATCGTCTATGTCGCCACCCGGCCCGGCGAGCGGCCGCTCAGCCTGGCCTTCTCCGTGGGCATGCGGCTGCCGGCGCACCTGGCCGCCTCGGGCAAGGCCATGCTGGCCTGGCACGACCCGGCCTTCGTGCGCGGCCTCTACCCGGACGGCAAGCTGCCCTTCTTCCGCGGCCGCCGGGCCGGCACGCTGAAGGCGCTGTTCGACGAACTGGCCACCGCCCGCGAGCGCGGCTACAGCGTCGACGACGAGGGCGTTCGGGAGGGCGTGTTCTGCTTCGGCGCGCCGGTGTTCGGTCCCGCCGGGACGCCGATCGCCGGCGTCGGCGCCTGCGTGCAGAAGGCGCTGTGGGCCTCGCGCCGCGGCGGCGTCCACCTCGACGGCGTGGTCGAGATCGCCCGCCTGCTCACCCGCCGCCTCGGCGGCCTCGTGCCACCGCCGCCGGCCTGA
- a CDS encoding ABC transporter ATP-binding protein — protein MDSASPTILETRALTKEFKGFVAVNQVNLTVRRGSIHALIGPNGAGKTTCFNLLTKFLEPTAGQILFNGDDITREKPAHIARRGIIRSFQISAVFPHMTVLENVRVALQRKLGTSFHFWKPERSLAVLDERARELLAAVDLQGYAEALTVNLSYGRKRALEIATTLAMEPELMLLDEPTQGMGAEDVDRIRDLIKRVAAGRTVLMVEHNMSVVSSIADTITVLARGATLAEGPYAEVSKNPLVVEAYMGSADTELVGAH, from the coding sequence ATGGACAGCGCCAGCCCCACCATCCTCGAGACCCGCGCCCTGACGAAGGAGTTCAAGGGCTTCGTCGCCGTCAACCAGGTGAACCTGACCGTGCGCCGGGGCAGCATCCATGCGCTCATCGGCCCCAATGGCGCCGGCAAGACCACCTGCTTCAACCTGCTGACCAAGTTCCTGGAGCCCACCGCCGGCCAGATCCTGTTCAACGGCGACGACATCACCCGCGAGAAGCCGGCCCACATCGCCCGCCGCGGCATCATCCGCTCGTTCCAGATCTCGGCCGTCTTCCCGCACATGACGGTGCTGGAGAACGTGCGGGTGGCGCTGCAGCGCAAGCTCGGCACGTCGTTCCACTTCTGGAAGCCGGAGCGATCGCTGGCCGTGCTCGACGAGCGCGCGCGCGAACTGCTGGCCGCGGTCGACCTGCAGGGCTACGCCGAGGCGCTGACCGTCAACCTCAGCTACGGCCGCAAGCGCGCGCTGGAGATCGCCACCACGCTGGCGATGGAGCCCGAGCTGATGCTGCTGGACGAGCCGACGCAGGGCATGGGCGCCGAGGACGTCGACCGCATCCGCGACCTGATCAAGCGCGTCGCCGCCGGCCGCACGGTGCTGATGGTGGAGCACAACATGAGCGTGGTCTCCAGCATCGCCGACACCATCACCGTGCTCGCGCGTGGCGCCACCCTCGCCGAGGGGCCGTACGCCGAGGTGTCGAAGAACCCGCTGGTGGTCGAGGCCTACATGGGCAGCGCGGACACCGAGCTCGTGGGGGCCCACTGA